Below is a genomic region from Rhinatrema bivittatum chromosome 8, aRhiBiv1.1, whole genome shotgun sequence.
CCAGTCTCCGGACGGAACCAGGTCAGTGTACCGCGGAAACCCGGCGGCATTCCTCTCCCCGCTTCAGGATCTTTGGCCTCGGTGGCTTAAAGCGGATCGAATCGGGATCCCGGGTTCTGGTCCCGCTCCGGACCTGTTTTTTCATAGTATTATTTTCTTGCTGGCTTTATGGAGGAAGGAGAGCAGGcgaaaaccctttgaaaattgcaatgaaCCCAAGGATTGATGTCCGTCTCTTTGCTACACCTTCCCTTATCCTGATTATGGGTTTGGTTCGGTTTCTTTTGAATTTCCAGGTTAGAACTCTGGGTTTGGATCCGATGGTTATTTCGCTTTTATTTTGACATGTTTATGTCTATTTTTTCATCATTATTAATAAAACAGTCTCCCCTTCCCTCGTTTCCCAGGCAGTGCTGGACAGGGACAGTTTCTCTTCCTGCGTTTCAAGCCTGGTTTTCTTCCCTTCACCCCTTTTTTAGACCTTCTCCTATACTGATGATCCCTGAAcgaattgtttttatttaaactAGAATTACAAGTCGTgctagtttatttttaaaaatatatttatgttgTTATATTACACTCGTTTGTTCCCAGGACAAGAGCAAAGCTTGATGTTCTGTCAAATGAGGGAATTTAAAATAAAGGAGAGCCGCAGAATCAAAAAGGAAAAGGGACTTGAAACTGCAGTCTGCCCTGCATCTGTGTTAACAATAATGAATGTTTAGCCTAAAGCTGATTCCTCTGTAAATCCTAATTTCTAGCTGGAGAGAACCATTAGTATACACAACACTGATTGGAAAATTCTGTTCTGCTAATTGGATCTATTTTGAGGGCATTTAAAAACACATTGTCAGAATGTGTATATTTTTTGTAAATACATACACCTAGAGgctatatatataaatatcatGTATATAACCTTTTTCTTACATGCATCCATATGTATGTAGACTGTTTCTAACTAGCCCATTGAATTCCTGAGTGTTTGGCATCCTGTAGTAAAATAAGCTCTGTCCAGAGGCCTAAACTAGTTTATTTTATCTTTCCCTTCTATCCTTCCttacaaattttaattttctttgtttgtttgtatttttaagaaGACACAACTGGAACTTTTTCTTTAGTTCTTACCTAATTTAGAAATTGAGCACTCTCATCCCACAAAGCCCTAGAAAGAAATGCTAGCGCTGGTAGGCCATATGAAAAGGAACTGTTGCATTTTTTCCTAAAACAAGACCATGGCTAGTAGGTGACTAGAGTGTCATGTTGAAATCACATTGACTCAGTGGCTTTTAGAAAGGGATTTcttgtatttcttcttttttttttttcatatttcttttgTTCATTGCAATTTGAACCCTTCCCCTCCTTGCCATGAATGGCCTATCCGTTAGTGAACTTTGCTGCCTCTTCTGCTGCCCCCCTTGCCCGAGCCGAATTGCGGCCAAACTGGCATTCTTGCCACCAGAACCCACCTACACCCTGCTCCCTGAGGCGGATGGAGCTGGGGCCGGAGCGCCGAACAGCACCAGGGGAGGGAGTGGCATCATGGCCCGCTGGAAGCTGCACCTGATGGACCGGGCTGACTTCCAGTACTCGCAGCGGGAGCTGGACACCATGGAAGGGTTTGTGACCAAGAGCAGCCGTGGGAACCGGATTGGGTGTATGTACATTCGATGTGTGCCCGGAGCAAGGTAAGGGATAGCAGCGACTCTAAATAAGGGGGCACAAAGCAAGTTTCTCTGTAATTCACTTTCCACCTCATTCATGACCTGTATTGGGATCCGCATAGTTACACGCAGCTCTGCCAGTaaacctcactcctgccctgctagtCCAATACTGAGACCCATAAACACAGTTTTGCCAGTGCACCtccgcagcaccccctgctatttcaGTACCTTGCTTCTCTGTAATTGAGACCAATCCTCACTGATATAGCGGGATCACTCAGAAGAAATATGAGGaaatacccttttttttttttttactgaaagggTAGCTAATGCCCAGAATtgccaccaatggaggtggcAACAGctaaaacagtggcagaattcaagatGCTTGGTACACATATATAGAACAGAGGAAGGAGATAAAAGGAAATCGAATAAGGTCTGTGAAGACCCAGAAGGCAGGTATGGCTGGGCCCACACTGGGCCAAGCGGTCCTTATGTGTCAGCAGTTATGTTAGtatgttattgtgtgtgtgtggccaccTGTTTGTATAGGACCAAATGTGGGAGCACTGAGCATCAAACTTATTTCACTGTTCACCACAGTCATAATAAAGCCTAAATCTCCAGAGGTGAAAGAGGTGGTCTGCACAAATCACAGTCTCTCAGGTACTGGAAATTATTCTTTATTAATAATAATCCACTGTATTTTTATTTGATCTGATTTGAAGTCAGATAGCATGGTCTTCACATCAGTACTATGTACTTTGTGTACACCGCAGCTGTATCCACATGTACAGAGGAAGTAGTTGTGAGAGACAACACCGGCTAGCATGGAAAAAGTGACCAAAATCAGTTCAACAGAATAGTTTATGGTTTCCTGCCAAAAGTAACTATTATATTCCCTGTGATTCTGAGAAActgcatgtgggtaacctgcacagagcggcaattgcAAACCtgaacaacttgctgggcagattggatagatTAGCTGggactttatctgctgtcatttactatggaTTGTAAATTCAGTGACTAAGGCAAAGCTAAGCTAGGCATAagtttagtgctggggactttacaCAGAAAGGCCCCTTTGGATTCCCATCTTTTTCCTGAAGCCAGTTGACCAGCACGTGATTATTTGCTTGTTGTTTCGCCCTCTTCTCCTTAGTGTCAGCTGTGTGATCACAGAGCGTGCCAGGTTTCAGAAGAACTTATACTGTAATGGAAGGCTTCTGCCCAGCAATACAGCTTTTCTGGCCTGCATTATTAGGGAAAGGATAGGGTGACTGTAAAGCTCCATGTCATGAAGGCCAGGCTGAGCCAGTACTGGACTTGAAATTCCTGCTCTTAGAAAATCTGAAACTACCAGCCCATAGGTGCACTGACTCAGCCTGTCCCTTCTGGCATGGAGCCATCTAAGAAATAAATGGTGAAGAGAGACAGAACCAGGTACAGAAATATACTCCAAATGTAAAGCCTAAGGCAGCGTCTTTCCTCAGAACTTCCTGCAGAGTGTGCACTTATCAGGAGCCCTGGCTCAGCTCGCCATCTCCTCCTGGCATGAGCAGTGGTCTGTCTGCCTGCATGTGCTTTCCCAAGAGGCTGGCCAGTGTTTGACTCTTACAAGCCGTACCTCCACAAATATTTACTTATATTCTTGTCCTGTGATTGGAATCAGGGCAGTGGGAAGGTTTGGACTGAGGGTGTGAGAGAAGCTCGGGGGCATAAGCTGTCGTGCACGGCCTAAACCCTGAATAGCAGAACGCTGCCGGCACAGGGTGACGTGTGGGTAAACAGGCtaggaatggaggcagtggtaggATGTGTGTGAAGGAGGCAGATTTTGTGTGCATGGCCCAAATGCTCGAAAGAGGGGGGGATTCCtggtgagaggaggaggaaggtacTCGGTTTCACCAGTGGAAAACCACCAAAGTGGAACGTTTCATGACAGAGGCAGTGGAAACATGTCCTAAACAGAGGATGCTTTCCCCCCAATGCTGGGAGTAAGATAGGTgaaggaatgagagtgtgggggctgAAGAGGTGAGTAGGGACCCAGAGTTTCTCTGACAACAACAGTAGCTGTGTCAGTGTCTGGGTGTGGCTGCTGAATTATCAACTTGTCTCTGAAACTGGAAAAACCAGACTGGAGGCAGAAACAGCAGGGCTGTTTCCACCATGTTTAGCTGCTCGTAGGGGTGGCTCTGAGGATATTGTATCGTGCTGGAGTATTTTACACCTGCTCAGTCCTTCCTTCATGCTTCTAGAGAGGTGGGGGTTCAGGCTTCCACCTTTCCGGGAAAAGTGATAGGCTGATCTGTCCTTGGGGATTCCTAGAATTTACTGACAGGGCTAGAATATCCTTCCCGGCAGGTAAGATTGTCCCCACTTCTACAGACATACTAGTACTACTgttacttaacatttctgtagaGCTGTACAGAATCATAAAACAAAGGATCCCTGCTCCCTGGAGCTTATAGTCTCATTGAGACACACAGACAAGATAATTTCTAGTAATTACTTGAGTATTACAGTAAAACATATTTAACACATCCTGCTTTCACCTTTTGGGTTTACATATTCCtcctatggggttttttttgttgtttttttgcctttCCCTTATATATCTAAACAGCTTTTATCAATTAGACAGTTTTGTTCTCCATCTGGGCATCTGCTCTTCTAACTGTCCtctgtttttttcctctttctctctacgtatttatctgataattttgtcaGTCCTCCTCTGCCTGTGTTCTATGTGAAGGTCCACAATCCTCTCAGTACTTCCCCATACTACAGCCATTTGTAAGGCTCCCACATACCCCACAGTGCTCCCAAATACTACAACCATCGGTGAGGGTCCCATACTCCCTGTAGCACTCCCTAGCGTGATGCTCTCCCAATGTCAGTTCTGCCCCTTCCATCTGGGCGATgattccttctcccctctctacAGGTTCACCATCCTCTTCTCGCATGGAAACGCGGTGGACCTAGGACAGATGAGCAGCTTCTACATCGGCCTGGGCACACGGATCAACTGTAATGTCTTCTCCTATGACTACTCAGGCTATGGGGTGAGCACGGGGAGGCCCTCTGAGAAGAATCTCTATGCAGATATCGATGCCGCCTGGCAGGCCCTGCGGACGAGGTAAGACCTATAAGTCATGCACACCTCAGTGTGCCATTCCTGGAGTTCAGCTAGACCACACATAGTGTGCTTTGTATGACACTGCCCCAGGCCACAGCCTGTCCCCTCCCTACCTGCTATTCTTTCACTAACGTCAGCAGCCAGCTCCAAGTCAAAAAAAGGACCGGCTAAGCCAGGCCAGGTTTTACTCACTGTTTCTGGATTTGTAGTTCAGTTTCTTTAAGGATATTAGAGATATGGCATTGACACTGGATTGGCTTGTAGGTTTGATTTCTGGGGCCTGGCACTGGGACCAGAATGGTTTCACGGGTCTGGCAGTGGGACTGGACTGGCTCTCCGTGCTTTTGTCTAAGAGCATTTTGGCATATGCTTCACCAGCTGACCCTGTACATCTAACAGCTCAGCACTCCTGATATTTTGTGCCTGGTGATCCTGTAACCTGATGCTGGCACCCTGCAGCAGTTCTGTTTGTTGTTATGTCACACTCTTGAATGAGCAGTGGGGATCTCTTGGCTGAAGGGCTTGTTGACTGCACAGATGCATCCTGTTTGCATGGCCTGACATGGCCTCTCCCCCCTCGGCTGCTTTCCaggctctctcacctcctccttcaAGCCTCTTGTCTGATCCCACACGTTCATGCCTCAACTTTAAATATGTCAACTCAAGTGACCAGAGTGGGAGCAGTCAAAAACTACTTTCCAACCTATTACTCTGAGAAATATACACGTGAGCCATCGCTGCTTACATAtacatttataatttttatgtcAGCGGTAAATCATGTGATTTCAGAGTCCCTTCCCTAGAGACCTGACAATCTGGGTTTCAAAAGAGGTGGTTAAGTGACATGGTGATTTTGCAGCTCTTTGATATAGCATTGAGAGTCCACCATCAATTCTTAGCCCAGTTTGCTGTGCTATTGCATCCAATGTGGATTCTCTGGCTCTATAGCATTAAGGTCCAGCCACActaaagaggtaattttcaaaggagttacacatgtaaatgtaacatgctatcgtagcaattttcaaaagccatttacatgcataaagtgtaCTTAATACCTGTATAACCTatggacagttcaatggcatatattgtagcaattttcaaaagcttacatGTGCAAAACTCAGTTttattatgtgtgtaaatccttttggaaaTTACCTCTTAAGCATTAATCTCAGAGGTGCAAATGGCCTGATCCACTggaacggtaactttcaaacagccttgcgggcatatgttataaaattggcagtacctatgtacatgtgtgcacaatgttatatgtgcgcgcaaatgccagctctaccgcGTGAGTGTGGGGATTTTATTACATACAGGCGCCGACGCCAGCttccccagtctgttcccagttcgcccaggtaaaaaggctaggacttcctaactccccctAATTAACCTGCCTACctttttagccccaacccttcaaacctcACTAACTGGCCTCATTTTTTTGTTGTACtagttacacgccatccatagcagaagtatagAGACCCCAGCAAGCGCTTGCGCATGTAAATAGTTACGCACTGGTTTAATGCTATCCGGGAATGCCGATGCCACGCCCAGACCACACCATGCCCTactcccttttttcccccccaaaaaaagttttgTGCGCATTTTAAGAAATCTGCCTGGCGCGCAGCGGCACAAGAGACGCACtgagcttttaaaatgtatcccttaGACTTTTCTTCCATTCAGCGTctgtggaaaaatatttttcGGAATCAGGTCCAAAATGGGGGAAGAAAAACTTTTTAGTACATCTGGTCTTAAATCGGAGGAATGTTATCCACAAGGAGCCCTGCACATAGGGTGGAAGCACTGCAAAATGGAATAAGCTGAGCCTGTGTAGCTGACCTGGAACTGGCTGGAAAGCCAGGGTAAGAGAGATGCAGCATTTCAGAGTGGGTTCGCAATGACCCACTAGACTTAAAGCACTTTTATCCCCTGGTCCTGAGCTGGCAGCCTGGCTTGGTTTTTGACCCTGGGTTCAGCAGAATAGATCAGTGACCTTTCCAGAAGTGTCTCAGTGAAGGAGTCTCCTTATTGTAGGAAACAGTCACAGGGCTGCAGAGATGACTATAACGGATACATTACATTTGAGTTGGTCTTTTAGTCTGTCTCTCAAACCCCAAAAGCACATAGTAGCCCCTAAAATAGCAGTTGCTTGGCGATATTTCTCTTTTCCATCCAGCACACCTCTGACTTTTTGCTATGTTCTAAgcactggaggaaaggaagaaaccGCTTGCTCCTGATATAGTAAAACTCAAGATCTTTCATCTGCTGCGCTGGCTGCAGGGGCCTGAGGCACTGGCAACATGGATTGGTGTTGGGTTTATAAGTGGGGGATTGCATGGAATGTGTAAGAAAGTGGGAGCAGAAGCATTCAAGATGAGGAAGTAGGGAAGAATAAGGGATTGCAGGCTCCCCCCAGAAATGTAGTTTGAAGGAATGCTGGTATTGTGGTTCTACAGAGCACTGGACATGGATTTATCATAGAAATAAGATACAATGGCAAATAAGGACCCcaagacccatccagtctgcccaatttgcTTACTTTTGCATTGATTAGGCCACAGTTGATATCTGCACTTCACTTTACTTCTTCCcaactgaggatcctctgtgcttctctcAGCTTCCTTGaattttattactgtttttgtctccaccacatctcactggaggctgttccatgcatccttcACCCTTTCTGTGCTGAAATATTTTCCGATTTTACTTCCAAGTGTACCCTATTGAAGCCTCATGTTAgcacctcttgttctagagcagaggttcccaaccctgtcctggaggatccccagccagtcagggtttcaggagaTGCACAATGCAAATTCCTCCAGGATAGGCTTGGGAATTGCTGGTCTAGGGGCATTCATTCCTCTGCAAAAGGTTTGCTGCTtctgcattattaatacctttggaagtgtttgaatgtctctgtcatattccCCAATCTTTTCTCTCCTCTGGGGAGGTCCTTAAGTCTCCTCTCATAGGACGTTtggtgcagaccctgcaccattttggtagcactGCTTTAGAAAGTACAAAAACCAACCACCTGGTACAGAAGCAGTAGCACACCCATTGTTTCTGCAGGTTTTGTCTTTCCCTGTGCACTCCAGCATCTGGCCACCACTTTGTCGCATCTGACCACATCAATAAGGCACAGAAAAGTAATCACAGATTCCAGTGCATGCATAACAGAGTAAAACGTTTTGAAGTAATTTTGTATGAGAACTAGTGGGAAGTCTTTCTAGTGAACTCTCTGGGACCTGCCCAGACCATGTCTCCTGGGCAGCATGTGCTTTCGACTGCAAATTCTTGCTGTGGTTTTGATGAGCAATTTATTGCCTGTCTTGCCCCAGGTATGGAATCTGTCCTGAGAATATCATCTTGTACGGGCAGAGCATTGGCACAGTGCCAACCGTGGACCTGGCATCAAGATATGAATGTGCTGCTGTCATCCTTCACTCCCCTCTCACTTCAGGGATGAGGGTCGCCttcccagacactaagaagacaTACTGTTTTGATGCATTTCCCAAGTGAGTTCTCAAGTGGGTGGAGGAAAGGCCTGGTGGAATACTCTTCATTTTGATTTGAGACAGTCAGATTCGCTTAAGGATTTTaggaaattaataaaaacatatttatttaaattgttacTTTTCATAGTTTGTTTTAGTTTCATTTACTCCCGTGCTACGATGGTTTTAATTTGTAATATTAGCTTTTAagtattttgtatatttgtatttgaagtttattttatttgttttatattcttttattatgttattttattatgtatgtattattgTTCATTGCTCAGGCCTTCATTGTTCATTGCTCAGGCCTTCAATGTGTTGAGCAATCAAGAaattcaataaatgtaaatggtGGTGCTGGTGTTGGGAGGGATgtggggaatgagagagagagagcaggattcTGTAGCACCCAGGTCTGTGCAGTGATTTTCACCCACCAGCAGTTGCAAGCAGAAGGGGTCTGGTGGTTTGAAGAAACAGTCAAATGCACCTCGAGACACTTAGTAGACGTAATAGTTAGGGGAAACCAGAGAGTGTTCTGATCTTCCCTTCCTGGGCACCTGCCTGACAAtgtccactcacacacacacacacacacacacacccctgtgaTATGAGAGCAGGATATGTGCATCCACTCATCAAACATGCAGTGTTTAGGGGCTGGCCCAGAGTGATTCCTGGCTTAGTTCTTCTGCTTACCAGATTAGCTGGGGGACACTGCGGAGGCAATGTTTACAAACTGGGGGGGGGAATCAGTTACATATTGTCTGAattcagggcccatgactgcagaaGGAGTTTTGGTTCATGGCACCTGGCCAAAGATtgccactgcaatgactggactataGTAGGCTGAGAAGtgatataaaataagggaaaaatctccaggtagtgaatagtaacatagtagacaATGACAGAGAACTGTCAATTGGCCTATCCAATTTGCCCATTTGTACAATGAATGAAGGTTCACAGCACtggatcccagtcctggttccaaCTCAGCTGgaagaaggaaactgctgggctcCTACCCAAAAAACTAGGCAAAGTTTTTAAATCTTGATAGCTGTGGGCCCAGTTTCCAGcgttatctggctatgtaagtTGGCCAGATAAGACTTAATCCGGCTAATTTACATGGGCTATTCAGCAGCATAACTTTGTTTggtgctgcttagccagataaattagattTGCTCTGTGGcgggtctaacttatccaattaagttaactggataagtctgaatatcagcacttatctggctaagtggcagctactGAACATAGCTAGATATttagtggccaccacttagccagacaagtcgTTACTTATCTAGTTAAATAGTGCTGACTATCTTTGTTCAGGATCATCACTGCAGAGGTACATATATCCTCACCCCCAGGCTGGGTGGCTTCAGCTGGTCGCATTTTTGTACCATGTTTGGCAGCTCCCCAATAGGAGAAGATACTGAATTACTGTTACACGATTTCACGTGGGTCAGCTGAAATAGGACGGGGTAAAATGA
It encodes:
- the ABHD17A gene encoding alpha/beta hydrolase domain-containing protein 17A, yielding MNGLSVSELCCLFCCPPCPSRIAAKLAFLPPEPTYTLLPEADGAGAGAPNSTRGGSGIMARWKLHLMDRADFQYSQRELDTMEGFVTKSSRGNRIGCMYIRCVPGARFTILFSHGNAVDLGQMSSFYIGLGTRINCNVFSYDYSGYGVSTGRPSEKNLYADIDAAWQALRTRYGICPENIILYGQSIGTVPTVDLASRYECAAVILHSPLTSGMRVAFPDTKKTYCFDAFPNIEKVSKITSPVLIIHGTEDEVIDFSHGLALYERCPKAVEPLWVEGAGHNDIELYSQYLDRLRRFISQELLSQRSN